A stretch of DNA from Chrysiogenia bacterium:
CAACCTGCGCTGCGTCCATTGCTACACCGATTCCGAGGGCAAGCGCTACGACGGCGAGCTGAGCACCGAGCAGGCCAAGGGCGTCATCGACGACCTCGCCGATTTCGGCGTGCCGGCCCTGCTTCTCTCGGGCGGCGAGCCGCTCACTCGTCACGATTTCTGGGAACTCGTTCCCTACGCCCGTGATCGCGGCCTGCGCCTGACCCTCTCCACCAATGGCACGCTCATCGACGAAGAGACCGCCCGCAAGCTCAAGGACCACGGCTTTACCTACGTGGGCATTTCCTTCGACGGCATCGGCGAAGTGAACGACCGCTTCCGCGGCAAGGAAGGCGCCTTCGACGCCGCCGTGCGCGGACTCCGCAACTGCATCGCCGTTGGTCAGCGCGTGGGCCTTCGCATGACGCTCACCCGCAACAACTACGAAGACCTCGACAACATCTTTGATTTCATCGAAGCCGAAGGCATCGGCCGCGTGTGTTTCTACCACCTGGTCTATTCCGGCCGCGGCGGCGGTCTGCAGGAATCGGATCTCACTCATGCCGAGACCCGCGACGCCCTCGACAAGATCGCTGCGCGCACGCTCGACATGCATCAGCGCGGCAAGCCCATCGAGGTGCTCACCGTCGATAATCACATCGACGGGGTCTACTTCTACCAGCGCGCGCTCGAGAGCGACCCGGCGCTGGCCGAGAGAATTGAGAAGCGCCTTCGCTGGAACGGCGGCGGCCGCAATTCCTCGGGCGTCGGTATCGGCGACATCGACTTCCTGGGCAACGTGCACGCCGACCAGTTCTCGATGAACTACAGCTTCGGCAATGTGAAGGAGCGCAAGTTCTCCGACATCTGGACCGATCTCTCGGACGAGCGCCTGTATGCGCTTCGCAACCAGGAAGGCCGCATCGAGGGCAAGTGCTCGGTGTGCAAGTGGTACGGGCTCTGCGGCGGCGGCATGCGGGTGCGTGCCGAGCGCGTCTACGGCACTCCCTGGCGCCCGGACCCGGCCTGTTACCTGAGCGCCGAGGAATGCGGCATCAGCCCCGAGCAGGAACGCGAGCTGCGCGAAGCGGGCGCCTGGGTCGATCCGCCCGAGTATCTGACGCAGGGACGGGCCTGAGCGCGGGCTAGGAAAAATCCGGCTTGGGACCAAAAGTCCCCGCGAGCCAGCCCGAGAGATTCGGGGCGAACATCTGCGAGAGATAGAACGCAGGGTAGACGATCCGCGCCTTGCGGCTCTCGACTCCCTTGCGTATCAGGCGCGCGAGAGTCTCGGGCTTTCCCTCGGGCATGAGCGCGGCGGTTCCCTTGCGCCCGCCGACGGCCTCGTAGGACTTGTCGGCCATCGGGGTATTGATGGGGCCCGGATAGACGGTCATCACGTGCACGCCGCTCTTTAGAATCTCATAGCGCAGCGACTCCGAGAACATGGCAAAGCCGGCCTTGGAAGCGCCGTACCAGGCTTTCATGGGCACCGGTGCGAGCGCCGCGACCGAGGCGATATTCACGATATGACCGCTTCGCCGCGCGGCCATGCGCGGCGCGACATGCTGGGCCAGCGTGAGCGGTGAGAGCAGGTTGAGGTGCATGAGCGCGATGCATTCGGCAAGGTCTGCTTCCAGGGTGGGGCCCATGTTGTCCATGCCCGCATTGTTGACGAGCACGTCGATGGGGCCGAGCGCCTTCTCGGATGCCGCGACCCAGTCGGCTGCATGGGGCGAGTCCGAGAGGTCTGCGCCGACGGTATGGGCCGTCGCGCCGCTCTCACGCGCAATCTGATCGAGAACTTCCTTGCGCCGCGCAACCAGCGTGAGCTTCGCACCCGCCCGGGCGTATTCCTGGGCCAGCGCCTTTCCAA
This window harbors:
- a CDS encoding radical SAM protein; the encoded protein is MISVTKLLLDQVAAGDAIRYGENVPEKHGMPGSTPPEAPVSAEARRPVVVWNLTRSCNLRCVHCYTDSEGKRYDGELSTEQAKGVIDDLADFGVPALLLSGGEPLTRHDFWELVPYARDRGLRLTLSTNGTLIDEETARKLKDHGFTYVGISFDGIGEVNDRFRGKEGAFDAAVRGLRNCIAVGQRVGLRMTLTRNNYEDLDNIFDFIEAEGIGRVCFYHLVYSGRGGGLQESDLTHAETRDALDKIAARTLDMHQRGKPIEVLTVDNHIDGVYFYQRALESDPALAERIEKRLRWNGGGRNSSGVGIGDIDFLGNVHADQFSMNYSFGNVKERKFSDIWTDLSDERLYALRNQEGRIEGKCSVCKWYGLCGGGMRVRAERVYGTPWRPDPACYLSAEECGISPEQERELREAGAWVDPPEYLTQGRA
- a CDS encoding SDR family NAD(P)-dependent oxidoreductase, coding for MHVAITGASSGIGKALAQEYARAGAKLTLVARRKEVLDQIARESGATAHTVGADLSDSPHAADWVAASEKALGPIDVLVNNAGMDNMGPTLEADLAECIALMHLNLLSPLTLAQHVAPRMAARRSGHIVNIASVAALAPVPMKAWYGASKAGFAMFSESLRYEILKSGVHVMTVYPGPINTPMADKSYEAVGGRKGTAALMPEGKPETLARLIRKGVESRKARIVYPAFYLSQMFAPNLSGWLAGTFGPKPDFS